In a single window of the Pieris rapae chromosome 9, ilPieRapa1.1, whole genome shotgun sequence genome:
- the LOC110999909 gene encoding protein takeout: MSAIFYSFLLVIQLTFIQTLDPREYGKCDVRDSECLTKQVQLRVPEITSDLIAEIASRRLDPLIIDVAEIDIAGVKINFYKAVLRGIKNIVIESMDLDSTRRQMRVVAHTDAIVKGRYTVDGNVLGFVINEDGDAEINSKNFQIGYVMPYEIVKDSNGKAVFDLKSFTFSYDIKDSVQYNFTNLFRGNKGLSDSMHHFLNRNTGWSKVLITTYGKPLLDMIAGKMFNAFRSYLLEHPIDEMVY; this comes from the exons atgagtgCCATTTTTTATTCGTTCTTACTGGTTATTCAGTTAACATTTATTCAGACTTTAG atccAAGAGAGTACGGAAAATGCGATGTCCGGGACTCAGAATGCCTTACCAAACAGGTCCAACTCCGGGTACCAGAAATTACTTCGGATCTAATAGCGGAGATTGCGTCGAGACGTCTTGACCCACTGATCATAGACGTTGCTGAGATTGATATCGCTGgtgtaaaaatcaatttttacaaGGCTGTTCTACGTGGAATCAAGAACATCGTGATTGAAAGCATGGA TTTGGACTCTACAAGAAGACAAATGCGAGTGGTAGCTCACACCGATGCCATCGTTAAAGGACGTTACACTGTCGATGGAAACGTCCTCGGTTTTGTGATTAATGAAGATGGTGATGCAGAGATTAACTCCA aaAACTTCCAAATTGGTTACGTGATGCCATACGAAATCGTCAAGGACTCCAACGGCAAGGCTGTCTTCGACCTTAAGAGTTTCACCTTCTCTTATGATATTAAAGACAGCGTGCAGTACAATTTCACCAACTTGTTCAGGGGAAACAAGGGATTAA GTGACTCTATGCATCACTTCCTAAACAGGAACACTGGATGGTCCAAGGTCCTAATCACAACATACGGAAAGCCTCTTCTAGACATGATTGCTGGAAAGATGTTCAACGCTTTTAGGTCATATCTTTTAGAGCATCCCATCGATGAGATGGTCTATTAG
- the LOC110999913 gene encoding circadian clock-controlled protein daywake-like — MGVIFCAFLLAMQLTFIQLAIPRPYIKCSVWDSGCLTRQAQIKVPALTSGIPELFTETLDPMLVNFARVDLAGLKMDLSNAVIQGFRNAVIDRINIDTVSRQIQLVYHTDLAMKARYSAQGSILNLPFNGDGEAVISAKKVQMEYRMPFEISKDAFGRDVIDLKRLQYWFDVKDNVRFDYTNLFYGNKGQSDLMHQFLNTNWKSVALTYGRPVFDVLNMKIFNAIRSYLLSQPIEEIFLN, encoded by the exons ATGGGCGTGATATTTTGTGCTTTTTTGCTGGCAATGCAATTGACATTTATTCAATTGGCAA taCCCCGTCCGTATATAAAATGTAGTGTCTGGGACTCTGGCTGCCTAACCAGACAGGCTCAAATAAAAGTGCCCGCCCTTACATCTGGAATACCAGAGCTCTTCACCGAAACATTGGATCCCATGCTAGTGAACTTTGCTCGTGTGGACCTCGCCGGTTTAAAAATGGATTTAAGCAATGCTGTCATTCAAGGATTCAGGAACGCTGTTATTGATAGAATTAA TATTGACACAGTATCGCGACAAATACAATTAGTGTACCATACCGATCTTGCGATGAAAGCCCGGTATAGTGCTCAAGGAAGTATCCTGAATTTGCCATTTAATGGAGATGGAGAAGCTGTAATATCAGCAA AAAAAGTGCAAATGGAGTACCGAATGCCGTTTGAAATATCAAAAGACGCTTTTGGCAGAGATGTAATTGATTTGAAGAGACTCCAATACTGGTTCGACGTTAAGGACAATGTGCGATTTGACTACACTAACTTGTTCTATGGCAACAAGGGACAGA GTGATTTAATGCATCAATTCCTGAATACAAACTGGAAATCAGTTGCATTAACCTACGGACGACCAGTATTTGACGTGCTGAATATGAAAATCTTCAACGCAATTAGATCATATCTTCTTTCGCAGCCAATTGaagaaatatttctaaattaa
- the LOC110999903 gene encoding circadian clock-controlled protein daywake-like encodes MNTVLFLYFLLNCVQCIYPYVFSSVEKCSYADFKCLKRSFQKALPLFTEGIPELGIERMDELVVHDKTYKLGGLDLTLKDARLKGLKTTVFDHVSIDTNKKILFTSYHIEKCSMKGKYEGVGNIKALPLRGSGEIFLKFRNVALSVNSTYVMETRNNKEYLVPKSYMFDYEVKDSAHFNMTNLFSGNEKLSNAVLTFLNENWRDVSKDFGKPIIEGQIRQIFKNIVQYLSNSPVTEIFLL; translated from the exons atgaatactgttttattcttatattttttactaaattgtGTACAATGTATTTATCCGTACG tGTTCTCATCGGTGGAAAAATGCTCTTACGCAGATTTTAAATGCTTAAAAAGATCCTTTCAAAAGGCTTTACCATTGTTTACCGAAGGGATCCCCGAACTGGGAATTGAGAGAATGGACGAGTTAGTCGTTCAtgataaaacatacaaattggGTGGGTTGGATTTAACCTTGAAAGATGCACGATTAAAGGGTCTCAAAACAACAGTCTTCGATCACGTGAG TATTGAtaccaacaaaaaaatactctttacTAGCTACCACATAGAAAAGTGTTCAATGAAGGGAAAATATGAAGGAGTTGGAAATATCAAGGCCCTGCCTTTAAGAGGCTCTGGAGAAATTTTCCTTAAGTTTC GTAATGTTGCCTTATCTGTTAATAGCACATATGTAATGGaaactagaaataataaagaatatttagtCCCAAAGAGTTACATGTTCGACTACGAGGTGAAAGATTCGGCTCATTTCAATATGACTAATTTATTCTCaggaaatgaaaaattaa GTAACGCGGTATTGACATTTCTGAATGAAAACTGGCGAGATGTCTCAAAGGATTTTGGAAAACCTATTATTGAAGGACAAATcagacaaatatttaaaaatatcgtacaatatttatcaaattcaCCTGTTACCgagatatttttactttaa